GGAACACTTTGGCCGAGGTACGCCTTTATCAAATCGACTTAACCAGGGTAAGTACACAAGCTGTGGCCGTCGAGCTTGTGTTTACGTCTGGTGAAGGCGCCCAACGAGCCGCCACGGCAGCCGCGTTGATCAACGCCCAATGGTCTGGTGCGGGCGCAACAGACAGCACAGGACAAGGCATAGATCCGAAGCTCGTGGGGGAGCTGGCGAGCATTGCGGCCAAAATGGCCAACAAGACGGCTTAGCTCGCCATTTCACGTAACGCGAACGCTGCCGAAGAACTCAGGCTTATCGCCAACTAATGGGACAGACCTCTTAAGTCCACCGGGCCGGTCGTAAGATCGCTCAGTAAGAAGATCAAAATTCGTCGTGACCAATCCCGCCCAAGGGATGGATGGAATTCGGAGATGGAATGGCGCTGGTTGAAATGGCTCTAGTTGGTCATGACCTAAATCGGCCTCCTTGCAAGTATCCGTGAAAACGGGAGGTGAATCCCTACTTCCGCATATAGCGTTGCATTGAATCCCCCAGGCGCAGTATTACCTCAGGATCGGAGTGGGCAAGCATACTATGTACTTCCATATTGATGAGTCCGGCAATACCGGCAACGACCTTTTCAATGCTGACCAACCGAGACTGAGCTACGGGGTAATATCCAGCAGGACAAACGTTGAAGCGCGCGGAGTGGATATCCACCAGCGGATGCTTAGAAAGGTAGGAAAGACTGAACTGCACGCCAAGAATCTCAGAGAAGATGGCATCATCGCCATTTCAGAGGACCTTTTGGCCCTCCAAAAAAAAATGGAGTTCGACTTCGACTTCTACTTTATAGAGAAGAAGACGCTAGCAGTTGTCGTACTCTTTGATGCCATTTTCGACGCAGGCATCAACCCTGCCGTTAGATGGGAGAGCTACTGGACCCCTCTACGCTTTATGGTAGTACATAAGCTTGCGTACATTTTGGACGAAGAACTTTTGCGCACAGCATGGAACCTGTGCATCGATAGGAATGCCAAGAAGAGGCAAAGCGAAATCGTCGCCCTTCTGACAACAATTCGAGACCGTGCTCTTGCATCCGACTGGGATTATCGCAGCAAAGAGACGATCGTCGACGCTGTGACGTTCGGCATTGCCAACCCTGAGGCCCTGGATTTTGGCCACCCCGATAGAAAGCTCATGTCACCGAACGCCGTTGGCTTCCAGTTCGTGGGGAGCTGCATGGCTCGAAGGCTACGGTCTAAGAAGATCAGAGATGCAGCCTCAATCGTCGTGGACAGGCAGACCGAGTTCAACCAGGCGCAACTTGAGACGAGTCGCGTGCAAAGGCTTATGGCCGAGGGTTGGAAGAAGGCGACACCGCGGGAGCGAGCGCTCTTCTTCAACCACCCACTCTACGCTCACATGGACGAGGATGAGCTTTTCAACTCCGGCCTGCCTACGCGCGAGGCCTGCATCGCCGATAGCAGCACCTCGATCGGCCTTCAGATAGTGGACATCTATCTTTGGATTGCGCAACGAATGATGAGCGGCAGCCTCCCCCGGGGGTTGACTGGGCTCGCGAGAAAAATCTTCCGGCGCTCCCTCATAGATGGGATTAGTATGCGCGGCATGGAGAAGCGGTTTGAGCACTTCCTGTCCACCCTGCCACCAATTGAACAACTGACCGATGAAGATCTCAGATCTGCGGCGGCATCCATTGAAAGGCATCGCAAATCGGTAAAAGAGATGAACGCAGTGCTCCAAGATCAGGAGATATAGAGACCGGGCGACTCCTGCGCGAAACCACTACAGATCGACATTTATTCCTCTCTGCGTGCAGGTCCGAATTGCTTCCAGCAGGCATGAATTTTTAGCCTGCCGCAACCACAGAATACCCGAAGTAGTACGGTCCAAAGGCATTCTTTCCCTTATGGCTCGGTCGAGCACTGCAGAAGCTACCTGAGGTCGACAGAGCTTGCGCGCCCACTGCCAATCAGCCTTCTACAACCTCATCAGCTACAGGCTCGAACTCGGCAACAGCCTCAGACAGCGCAGCCTCGTCGTCCCACTCCAAAACGCCGGCCGGACAGACATCCGAGCTCCTTACAAGGAACTCGAGCAGATCAAGCACTCTTTTCCTGGCCAGTGCATCCTCCCGAACTCTTAGCCACGACGCGTAAGGTTTCTCTCCTGATACGAGTTCACCAAACATTGCTACCTCGAATGTGTGCAGAGAGGCAACAAGACGAACATCGGACGGAGAGTTCTTCACCTCTTCGAGAATTCTTCCATTGGCTACCCAAGCACTGTTTGCGACCAGCTGGCCTTTCCTATTCTTTGCTCTTTGCAAATCAGCATCGTGAAGCACGGAATAGGAACACTTGAACTGATTCAAGATCTTACAGAGCGCAACAATGGTGTACTTCCCGCGCGCCCGCACGATGTGCACATCGTGGAATTTCACCGGATCGTCAGCGATAACCTCCCGAAATGCCGCGTACTCAGTATCCCCCTCCACGATCACCGTCCGACCACCGAAGAAGAACTCGGCAACATAGGGGTCATACATATTCAGGAGCTTCAGCCGCTCCTTGTCTTCATCGCCTAGCCTGGCCCGATCAGGACGGAAGATTGTTGTGCCTGAGACGGTTCCAGCCTGAGATCGCTCCACTCTTACAATGGAAGTATTGTTACGCGAGAGATCGATGAAAGCGGGTGAGTGAGTAGTCACCATCACCTGCCATGTTTTTCCGCCGGGAAGCGAGTAGAGCACGTTGCAAGCATCACGCACTGCGGCAGGGTGCAGGCACAGCTCCGGCTCATCCAGTAGCAGCACATGGGGCCTTTCCGTTCCTTTCGCTCCCGCTTTGTGGTCCGCGATGATCCTGAGCGCGTTCCACATAAGTGTTCGCCTGGCTCCACTGCCCTGTCGCTCCAGATCCGATTGGTGCCCATCCGCAGGCCCCATTCTGAGAGCTGGCGGCGCCTTGAAGAAGGATATGCTCCTGCTTAGATCGTCCTCTGGACGAGCATCCAACGTAATACTGTAGCCTGGGAAAACATCAGCCATGGCCCTCACCAGTTCTAGACGCACCTCGTCGATCGCCTCCATTGCCTCGGTTGCAACTGCCTTTTGGAGTTCCGCGACTCCTGCAAGGAGCTTTGCGTAAGCACCTTCCTTGCCCTCTTCTTCGATAAGCGCCTTGACCCGCTGCTTCGTCGCCTCCTCCAGAAGGGAAATGATGCTGTCGGCTTGCCTCTTGGGATCGTCGAAGGCTTCAATTCTATGCATCTCGGGCCTATTGGACTGAGCAACGGATGCGGTTCCCCAAGGGCCATGGTTAGCATCCCAAGCGTTGAGCTCGACGTTGAAGCCCCTTTTCTCAGGCTTACCAGGGCAACGCCAAGTCCATCGCTCCCTTACATGTCGATCTCCATTGGGTCGAACATCAATCCACTTATCAGCCGGCGGCTTACTATCAGCGAAGAGGACGGTCTCAAGCTCGATACTCGGCATGTCCTCGTCTTTCAACTCTGCACCCGTGACGTAGCCACCAGGAAAATCCTCGGCCAGCAGGTCCCCCCTCGCACCCGACTCCATCACAAGCTGGTACGCGCGAAGGATGGAGCTCTTCCCGGTGTTATTCGCACCTACCAGGACGACAATGTCGTCTAGCTCGATTTCAACAGCCTGCCTGCCTATTGCCCGAAAATTCTTAATTACTAGCTTGTGCATTCGAGCCCGCGGTGCCACCTGATCCTCGGCCACAAGCTTTTTCTCTCCGACCTTCTTCTTTGCAGTTGCCATTGCGCCCCCCCCTGTTTTTTCAACCGCCATATTGCAGCCACACCAATACTCGACCCGATAGATGCATCCTGTCTGTCAGATTATCCCTATGCGGATAGCTTCCTTATGCGGAGGTTCCTGCAATTGAGGCGTTCACCGTCGTCAACTAGGCCAAGCAAAGAGCGGCGGTGAGTGGGGTGAAGCGTCCTTCTTCGGCCACGGCATGGCTTGGGCGCTGAATCCACAGGCGCTCAACCGAGGCGTGTCGCAAGCTATCCTTGCCACTAGTGGCAAGGAATTCTGGGGCAAAGAGACAGTGACGTGACATAGGTGCTCGATAGCGGGACGGAAGTTGCGAACGCGGATTAGCCCAAGCCGCTGAGGCAGCAGCCAACCCCGAAATCGAGTTCGATATATTTATATCTTACTTTTCAACAACTTGCGTCTTCGCAGCAATAGGTCTATACAGGTTCAATCAGACCGGACAGAGCGCGACTAAGCATGCCAGGCTCTCAGATCCCTCCCCCACCGCCCCCTTCCAGCTCCTTCTGGGCGGCACCGTTGCTTGGCGTAACCGTCCCCGACAGCCCCATCTTCTCAGCGGCGGACACAGCCAGGCTGTTGGGCTTCCCCACAAGGGAGGCCCTCGCAAAAGCACGCCGAACCGGACGGCTCTCTATAAAGATGTTCCAGATTCCTGGACGGAGAGGCTGGTTCGCTCGTCGCGAAGAGGTATGCGCCTGGCTACACCAATCCCTGAACAGCGAGGAGGAAGCCCGATGAGCTAGCGAAAGCACGGGCCCTCAATAGAAAAGGCCGCACATTTGCCGTGTGCGGCCCTTGATACGGCAAACGGCTTCTCGATCCGTTGCCCGATATTGAGCTCCGCCCTCCATGCAAGTCAAGCCCCGTGGCATAGCGCCGCGCGGCCGCCCTTTGCCCGTCTGCGCTGGATCCAGCGCGGATTAGGAGGTCTCATGCCTTTATCTGCCCCAGAGTTCCAGTCGTACGTAGAGCGATTGTCTCTTTCGGCCGCTGCAATCAGCTACATAGCCGACACCCGTTCTAGTGAGCCGGCGCGATCCGTCAGATCTGTCGGATACCACAACACGGTCTGGCGCTACCCAAGCGCGAAGATGGGGTTCTCAGTGGCGCTTGAGAGTACGGAGGAGCACACATGCGCCGCTCAGCTTGAGTACGACGCAAGCGTCATCGAGTACTGGGACCAGCCGCCCGCTGTAAGTCTAGATGTGTTGGATTTCCACGGGAGGAGGAGAAAGGCGAACTACGTTGCTGACTTCCTCACATTGAAGGAATCCAGCGTCGAGGTGGTCCAGGTCAAGACTGCCTCCGAGTGTGAACGCTTGGCCAGTTCCAACCCCAACAGATGGACGTGGGACGGAGCCAAGGCAGCTGACCTTGCAGCCGACGCGCACTTCCAAGAAATCGGCTTAGTACACCGCGTGGTCTCTGACGGATGCTCACGAAGAATTTTCGCTGAGAACTGCTTGCTTCTGTTGCGTCTTCGGCAAGCATCTACGCGAAGCATCGATGCTCGTCAGCTTGCCAAAGCCTGCTCCACGCTCAGGCAGCGAAAGGTCTTCACCCTGGGCCAGTTAATGCGTGCAGTGAACACTTCCTCAGCGAATGAAGTCGTGCGGTTGATAGACCTAGGTGCTCTCTTCACCGATCTCAATCGATGCCGCCTGTCGGTACCTGATGAGTGCCTGGTCTCCTTTGAACCTGACATCGTGACCAGTCATCTTCATCGCCTAGACATGCTGGGCACTGCAGCCGAACATCTATTCCAGCTGACACAAGCGGAGGCAATAGAGGTCCACGGCCGATTGCTCGTCATACGTGGCCTGGTGCCTGCGATGAAGTCTGATCGAACAACGAGGCGCTGGCGCGCGCGATTTCTCCAAGCAGGGGGCGACCCATCGGCTCTCCGCCCAAGACATCGATCAAAGGGTAATAGAACGCCCAGGCAGACACCTGAAGAATTCGCAGTGATGGATCGCGCCATCAGCACCTACTTCCTCAGCGCAGATGCCCTAAGTGTTCAGGCGGCATACTCGCAGTACCTACTTGATCATCAGCTTTCTATTGCCGAGGGCAAGCTACTAGGCAACTCAGTCGCCGCATCCAAGGAGACCTTCCGTCTTCGGTGCAAACGGCTGCCAAAGGAAATCGCTGAAGGGGCCCGGAGCGGGACAAGAGCTGCTGCAGCTTCCGCCCCCCCGGTGGACCCGGCGCTGACACACCTATCTCCGGCACGGGCATTTGAGCGGGCGCATACCGACCACTACCAGTGCGATCTGCACGTAGTCGTGATTGACACCAAGCCACCAATCACCAGCAAGCCTTGGATAACTGCACTTCGAGATCATGCCACCGGTCAAGTGTTAGCGACGTCCTTGAGCTTCAGCAGTCCAAGCAATCACAGCGTGCTGGGAGTTCTCCGCGACTGTGCACGGCGCTGGGGACGGCTCCCTGAGTCGATCGTCGTGGACAACGGAGCCGAGTTCAACTCCGTGTACTTTGAAACCACCCTGGCCAGCTTGGGCGTTTCAAAGCAGAGCAGGCCCCCGGGAGAACCACGCTCTGGCGGGCAGATCGAAGGGTGGTTCCGTTCGCTCAAGTCCTACCTCAGCCAGCAGCCAGGGAACACGACAAACGACGCTAGGGGACGATCAGCTACAGCAAAGTTCAAAGGACAAAGTCAAACAAGCTGGACACTTGCGACGGCTTATCAGACCATGGATGAGTTCATCTTCAGCATCTACAACAACAACATTTCTGATGGCTGCCTTCACAGCCGATCACACGCCTCAGAGTCACTTCTAACTGCATTCCCCGAAAGTGGAGTACCGACACCCTTCACCCGCGAGCTGCTTGCCAGAACGGCAATTCCGCTCCGGAGACCACTAAGGCTTGATCGAGCGCGGGGAATTCGTCATTGCGCGAGATGGTACAGACATCCCAAATTGTTTGAGTCAAGATCCGGTCCGGGGCCCTTCGAAGCCTATGTCGAGCCCTGGGACGCCAACACACTCTATGTGCTGATAGACGGGCAACGTATCCCCTGCCGGCATGGCTCTCAGCATGCAATTGACCTTACGACGGACTTTACGCCGGCTCTGGACTCGATCCGGTTCCTGGGCAGCACCAGAGGCCGTGCGCTCCTCGCTAAAGCCGCGTCGATCGAGACAGCCAAGCTGACAAGGCGCTTCGCTGAGGCTGACAAGGCCAGACAAAGGGCGATTAGCGTATCCAAGGCACAGAAGCCAGCTGCGCCCCGCAAGAGGTTACCAGCGCGACGCGCCCTGATACTGCCTTATGGTCCCGGTGACGCATCATGAATGAGCATCTCCGAGAGGCCGTGAATGGGGCTCGATTTCCGCATCCTCGCTACGTTGAGGCAGTGAGGTCTGCAGCAGCATTGATGACATTCAGTGGGGATGGATCTGTGATTGCAATGGTGGGCCCACCCAGAGCGGGGAAAAGCACTGCCGGAAGGGCCGCCGCGAGAGAGGTGTACCCACACTCCACCCCTGATTCCATTCCTTACGTAGTTGTGGATTGCAGTCGAACCGACGCCGGCTACATGTCCATGCGTTACCTAACCCTAGACCTCCTCGCCCAACTCGGCCATCCGTTCTATGGCGATCTCGAGCACTCTTTAAGGCTGAAGCTTACGGAGACCAACGCGCGCCTACAGCTCCGTCGCGCAATTGAGTACAGGCGCACCAAGCTACTCATCATCGACGAGGCCCATCATCTTCTACGCGTTAAGGACAGGTCCGGACGCGAAGCCGCATTGGAATCGCTGAAGTGCCTTGGAAATGAAACTGGTGCCTTGATATTTCTCATCGGCGGGTACGAACTTCTCAGGGAATGTTTCTGTTCTGCTCACATGAACGGGAGGCTGTCTATCCTTCATTTTCCGCGCTACGGAACTAGCATCTCTGATGCGGGATGCTTCGACAGGATTCTCGCATCCTATGATGTTCTACTCCCTTGGGCAAAGGGGCACTCACTCCTCGAGATGAGAGATCTCCTATACGAGGGATCGCTCGGGTCGTGTGGACTTGTCGGCAACTGGATTCTTCTTGCGCTAGCGCGGATGACTTCGTTGCGATCGCAGCGACTTCGCATGGAGCACTTCAGATCAGCCAGGTATAAGCAGCAGCTGGCGGAGATCGCAGAGGACATCACGTTTGGCGAGTCCGCTCTCCAGCCGATTGAGAAAGATCACACAAGCATCTTTGAACTCACCTCCATCACGGACGTCTCTGAAAGGAAAGCAGCTCGCAGGCCAGGCAAGCGGATTCCAACGCGAGATCCAGTTGGCAACGTTGAGCGTCGGCGATGAACGCATACTTCCATGTTGCACCTATCGCCCTTGGCACATTGGAGGTTGAGTGCTTGTCCTCGCTGCTCCACCGCATTTCATACGCCCACGGCGTTTCGCGGTTTCAGTTCATATCGCATCTGCAGTCTCGCTGGTGGACCGAAACTGGAAACCATCTCCCTCGATGTGAAGAGCTGAGATGGGACGGCTACAGTCCGAAAGTCTCTATTGCGCTAACCGCACTCAATTATGCGTTTGGCTATGACTTGGAGGGAACGACCCTCGTCGCCTTACAGGGCATTTGCGCAGGAAATTGCATCGGATCCATAAAGCATGAAAGATGCTGGTGCCCTGCTTGTCTCAGGGGTGATCGTGAAGTCGGCAGGCCACCATATGATCGTCTACTGTGGCGAATCCAAGGCGTTGAACGCTGCAGTCTTCATAAGCTTCGGCTTCGACGCAACTGCCCTCACTGCGGGTCAGGGCAAACCAAAGACAGCAGCAAAGTCGAGCTAGACCAATGCAGTACCTGCGGTCAAAGCCTATCCAACCTAACGTCTATCGGGGACTATGCGCCGCGACCGCCATTCGGTGAGGAGCAGACAGAGCAACTGATCCTCCGACTGGGAGAGGTCCGTGGAGCAGCCTCGGGTTCGCTGCAGGTGTTCCTTAGCAACGTCAGTAGCCCTACCAAGGATTGGGGAAAGCATCTTGGCGACATCTTCCACACGAGGCACTGCCCGATTCTTCCGCAGCTGACGTCGTTGATTGCAGTGGCTACCCACTTTGGTGTGGACATCGTGCAACTGATAACTTCGCCAGCTTCGGCAGCCGCCCAATCTGGATTAGAGATTGGCAATGCGTCACCGCGAAAGGTGCGCAGACCAAGTTCCCACTTGCGAGCGAACCGTACCGCGTGGTTTCGGAAGGAACTGGAGACTGCCCTCGCCGCAGGCCCGCCCTACCCTTCTACAGCTCAGTTCTGCCGCAGCCGAGACTACAGCGCCACTGCTGCCAGAAACAGTTTTCCATGGCTTACCGGACAACTCAGTGCCCTGCATCGTGAGTGCAGCAGAGCTAACCTGGAACGGCAAATTCTGGCTGCGGCAAAGGCGATTCGATCCTTGCCGCAAGGCACGAAGCGCCTTCCAGCTAAGGTCCGAGCGCGCCTGATTGCCGAGCAATCAGGCGCTCCCATGCATGTGGTACGGAGAATTCTGTCGGCCGATCGTTAGTGGCCGAGGAGAGATGTTCACTATCGACCAGCAGCCGCCATCCGCGCGGCGCAATCGTATCCAGCGCACACCTCAATCGCCTTGTTACTTCACCGTTGCACGCCACGCGGGCCACGCCTCGCCGATCACACCCAGCGCGGATTTCAGGAACAGAAGCGCGATCACCGCGCCTGCTGCGATGTCCGGCCAGCCGCTTCCGCTCAGCGCTACACCACCGGCAGCCACCAACACACCGATGTTGGCGGCGACATCATTGCGGGAACACTCAAAGGTGCTTTTCATGTTGATGTTGAACGCGCGGAACCGCCACAGCAGTGCCAGGCACACCAGATTGGCCACCAGCGCGATGGCTCCGAACCCCAGCATCAAGCCGCTGGAAGGCGGCACGCCGTGGATCAGCTTGCTGACCACCTCCACCACGATGAAGACAAAGAAGGCCAGGATCAGCAGCCCCTTGGCGAGGGCCGCACCGGCCTCCCAGCGCGCCCCCCGGTTCACTGCCCACAGGCTCAGGCCGTACACGATCGCGTCGCCCAGCATGTCCACTGCATCGGCCTGCAGGGCACTGGAGCCCGCCACGATGCCTGCGGCGAACTCGATGAAGAACATCGCCAGGTTGATGATGAGTACTGCCACCAGTACGCGGCGCTGCGCACTGTGGAGGGCCAAGGCTTCCAGTTCCTGGCGCTTGTGGCCGCAGCAGTGGTCCATGGGTGACTCCCGCCAGGCTGTGCCCGGGCTTGAAAAAGGATGGGGCAGCCGTTATAAACCCTGTAGCCCCTACAAGGTCAAGCCCATGCCCACCCACCTCACCATCGGCCAGCTGGCCCGCCAGACCGGCACCAAGGCCGAAACCATCCGCTATTACGAGAAGATCGGCCTGCTGCAGCCGCCACTGCGCTCGGAGGGCAACTACCGCTACTACGGCGCGCAGGACCAGAGGCGTCTGTCGTTCGTGCGCCGCGCCCGCGAGCTTGGCTTCCCCATCGAACAGATCCGCGAGCTGATTGCTTTTGGTGAACAGCGGGAGCACGAGTGCAGTTCGGTGGACGATGTGGTGAAAGCGCACATCGCAGACATCACGCGCCGGATCCTGGACCTGCAGGCGTTGCAGGGCGAGCTGGAGAGGATGATCGGCAATTGCCCGGGCGGCCGCGTAGCCGATTGCAGGGTGCTGGAAGCCCTTCAGCCGCAGCCTGCTGCTTGACCTTGTAGCCGCATCAAGGTTTACAACGCCGGGCTACTTCGCCACCGCGCGGCCCTGCCGCCCTGACGACCCATGACCCTGTTGCCCCATCCGCTTGCCCTGGCGCTGAGCGCCGCCCTGCTGTCCGCCGTTGCCCCGGCCAATGCACATGAACCGCCCGCCGCGCACGACGACCACCACGATGAGGCCGTGGAGCTGGATGCGGTGGTGGTGCAGTCAACCCGATCAGGGCGCCGCGTTTCCGACGAACCGATCCGGGTAGACGTCGTGTCGCAGGAAGAGATCGAAGAGAAGCTGCTGATGTCGCCGGGCAACGTCTCCATGCTTGTGGCCGAGACGGCGGGCGTGCGGGTGCAGAACACCTCGCCGGGCATGGGCGCATCCAACATCCGCATCCAAGGCCTGCGCGGCCGGTATACCCAGCTGCTGGCCGATGGTCTGCCGCTGTACGGCGGCCAGTCATCGTCCATCGGCCTGCTGCAGATTCCCCCGACCGACCTTGGCAGTGTCGAGATCATCAAGGGCAGCGCGTCGGCGTTGTACGGTCCGGCAGCGTTGGGCGGCGTGGTGAACCTGATATCGCGCCGGCCCAAGGAAACCGCCGAGGCCGAAATGCTGCTCAATGCCACCAGCCGTGGCGGGCAGGACGTAACCGGCTACGCAGCCGGGCCGCTGGCCGAGCACTGGGGCCTCTCTGTGGTGGGTGGCTACCATCGGCGGGACCGCCAGGACCTGGAGGGAGACGGCTGGGCCGACATCCCGGGCTACGAGCGTGCCACGGTCCGGCCGCGGCTGTTCTGGGAATCGGAAAACGGAGCGCGCGCACTGCTGACGGCAGGCGCTATGCGTGAGAGTCGGCTGGGCGGAACACTGCCCGGTCAACGGGCACCCGACGGGCAGCCCTTCGCTCTCACGCAGCGCACGGAGCGCATTGATGCCGGCGCGGTTGTCGATGTTCCGGTGCGCGAGAGCAACCGCCTGCAACTGCGCGCATCGGCCATGTCCACCGATCACGACCACGGGTACGGCCCTGAGCAGGACAACGACACCCACCAGACCGGATTTGCGGAAATCAGCTATGCGTCCGGCGTAGGCGCCACCAGCTGGCTGGCGGGCATTGCCGCGCAGCAGGACCGGTTCCGTTCCGCCCGATACCCGCAGTTTGATTACCGCTACACCGTGCCTGCCCTGTTCGTGCAGGCCGAGCAGGCGCTGCGCGATGACCTCACGCTTTCCGGCAGTGCGCGCTGGGATGACCACAGCGTCTATGGCGGGCACTTCAGCCCCCGCGTGTCACTGTTGTTCCGCCCTGACGAGTGGACCCTGCGCGCGTCGATCGGCAGAGGCTTCTATGCTCCTACGCCCTTCGTCGAGCAGATCGAGGCCGCTGGCCTGTCACGGCTGGAGCCGCTCACCGGCCTTCGCGCGGAAATCGCTACGACCGGGTCCATCGACGCAGGCTATGTGCATGGCCCTTGGGAGCTCAACCTCAGCGTGTTCGCATCCGACATCGACCATGCGGTACGCCTGGTGGAATCTGCGACCTCCTCGGGTGAACGTGTGCAACTGGTCAATGTAGACGGCGTCACCCGCACCCGTGGTAGTGAGCTGCTGCTGCGCTATCGCTGGCAGGACATCTCAGTGACCGGCAGTTATGTCTACACCGATGCGCGCGAACCTGGTGAGGAGGGCGCCGGCCGCCGTCTAGTTTCACTCACACCCCGGCACAGCGCAGGCCTGGTTGCCATGTGGGAACAGCATGACCGTGGCCGTATAGGCCTGGAAGCCTACTACACCGGCATCCAAGCGCTTGATGACAATCCCTGGCGTCGACGCAGCCGACCGTATCTGGAAGTCGGTGCACTGGGAGAAATCGTGCTGGGAAGAGTCAGCCTGTTCCTCAACCTGGAAAACATACTCAACGTCCGCCAGAGCGGCTACAACC
This genomic window from Stenotrophomonas maltophilia contains:
- a CDS encoding TonB-dependent receptor plug domain-containing protein; translated protein: MTLLPHPLALALSAALLSAVAPANAHEPPAAHDDHHDEAVELDAVVVQSTRSGRRVSDEPIRVDVVSQEEIEEKLLMSPGNVSMLVAETAGVRVQNTSPGMGASNIRIQGLRGRYTQLLADGLPLYGGQSSSIGLLQIPPTDLGSVEIIKGSASALYGPAALGGVVNLISRRPKETAEAEMLLNATSRGGQDVTGYAAGPLAEHWGLSVVGGYHRRDRQDLEGDGWADIPGYERATVRPRLFWESENGARALLTAGAMRESRLGGTLPGQRAPDGQPFALTQRTERIDAGAVVDVPVRESNRLQLRASAMSTDHDHGYGPEQDNDTHQTGFAEISYASGVGATSWLAGIAAQQDRFRSARYPQFDYRYTVPALFVQAEQALRDDLTLSGSARWDDHSVYGGHFSPRVSLLFRPDEWTLRASIGRGFYAPTPFVEQIEAAGLSRLEPLTGLRAEIATTGSIDAGYVHGPWELNLSVFASDIDHAVRLVESATSSGERVQLVNVDGVTRTRGSELLLRYRWQDISVTGSYVYTDAREPGEEGAGRRLVSLTPRHSAGLVAMWEQHDRGRIGLEAYYTGIQALDDNPWRRRSRPYLEVGALGEIVLGRVSLFLNLENILNVRQSGYNPMLRPRRADDGQWTVDAWAPLEGFVVNGGIRMKF